The following proteins are co-located in the Sporosarcina pasteurii genome:
- a CDS encoding type I restriction-modification system subunit M — protein MITSEDIKRRLWDGANDLRGSMDASRYKDYMLGLMFYKFLSDKTLEAYKTASGESGTEAEIVGAYEQAYDSYGDGLIDMIQGILGYYVLPQHLYQRWLKDIREGSFELEKVTESLQSFERTVATTGDVDDFKGLFSSSTIDLTDTALGSNLNARSRNVRQLIELFADLNMVALQKGDVLGDAYEYLIGQFAMESGKKAGEFYTPQQVSEVMAQIVAKSTDISSIYDPTVGSGSLLLTVSKHLTADERKNLHYYGQEKNTATYNLTRMNLLLHGVRPEKMTVKNGDTLGQDWPEDPERPSEGVQFDAVVMNPPYSVKNWNQEDLKVTDPRFEIAGVLPPASKGDFAFLLHGLFHLGQTGTMAIVLPHGVLFRGGTEGEIRKRLLGRNLIDAVIGLPDKLFTNTGIPVTVMILKKNRSLSDPVLMIDASKAFIKEGRQNVLQEKDIAKIVDTYVTRNEEIGYSHNATLKEIQENEYNLNIPRYIEAIEQDIAHDVEAHLYGGIPTRQLEKLTVLHDFTKDVLYAACEEVRPGYVELTKSVDVLTEDVLAHEQVTEKIATLTTAVETYTAAYWERLKQVADVDEIGPLKEEMLTEIKDVLAQFKHVDVYAGYQIIAELWEERLAEDTEKIVLSDFYEVGKTREPNMVVKGSGSTKRTEQDGWVGAIVSNELILQELYTTEVEEMDAKKEEVGVINEEINELVEAAKVEESEEADALGDALNAREDDFTIGNIRAELREVEEESEAHRLLTKVRKLVEQRTKFNRAIRDEEKALNDAVEERIEQLTDAEIDQLMYKKWFGNVTQSMTTLIEQPLKDELDILKQLKERYRDTLETIDAESKQLEKAFEAMLQELVVTE, from the coding sequence ATGATTACATCAGAAGATATTAAAAGAAGATTATGGGACGGTGCGAATGACCTTCGTGGGTCGATGGATGCCAGTCGTTATAAAGACTATATGCTCGGGTTAATGTTCTATAAGTTTTTAAGTGACAAAACGTTAGAAGCATATAAAACAGCAAGTGGTGAAAGTGGAACAGAAGCGGAGATTGTAGGGGCATATGAACAAGCATATGACAGCTACGGTGACGGTTTAATTGATATGATCCAAGGAATTCTTGGGTATTACGTTTTACCACAACATTTATATCAAAGATGGCTGAAAGATATTCGTGAAGGGTCGTTTGAACTTGAAAAAGTAACGGAGAGTCTTCAAAGCTTTGAACGTACAGTTGCGACAACAGGTGATGTTGACGACTTTAAAGGCTTATTCTCTAGTTCGACAATTGACTTAACTGATACTGCTTTAGGCAGTAACTTAAACGCGCGTAGTAGAAACGTTCGACAATTGATTGAGTTATTTGCGGATTTAAACATGGTTGCATTACAAAAAGGTGACGTACTAGGGGATGCGTACGAATATTTAATCGGTCAATTTGCAATGGAATCTGGAAAAAAAGCCGGGGAATTCTATACGCCTCAACAAGTAAGTGAGGTCATGGCACAAATCGTTGCCAAATCAACAGACATCAGCTCAATCTATGACCCGACAGTTGGTTCGGGATCATTACTATTAACCGTGAGCAAACATTTAACTGCAGATGAACGTAAAAATCTTCACTATTACGGACAAGAGAAAAATACAGCGACGTATAACTTAACCCGTATGAACCTATTGTTACATGGTGTTCGACCAGAAAAAATGACGGTGAAAAACGGTGATACATTGGGACAAGACTGGCCTGAAGATCCAGAACGTCCAAGTGAAGGCGTTCAATTTGACGCGGTTGTGATGAACCCACCGTATTCGGTCAAAAATTGGAATCAGGAAGACTTGAAAGTAACGGACCCACGTTTTGAAATTGCAGGTGTACTCCCACCAGCTTCGAAAGGGGATTTTGCCTTTTTATTACACGGCTTATTCCACTTAGGACAAACAGGAACGATGGCAATTGTGCTGCCGCATGGTGTGTTATTCCGTGGAGGTACAGAAGGGGAAATTCGTAAACGTTTGCTTGGCAGAAACCTCATCGACGCGGTGATTGGTTTACCAGACAAATTATTTACGAATACGGGGATTCCAGTAACAGTGATGATTTTGAAAAAGAATCGTTCACTAAGTGATCCTGTGCTGATGATTGATGCATCAAAAGCGTTTATAAAAGAAGGTAGACAAAACGTTTTACAAGAAAAAGATATCGCGAAAATTGTCGATACGTATGTGACACGTAATGAAGAAATCGGCTATAGCCATAACGCGACATTAAAAGAAATTCAAGAAAATGAGTATAACTTAAACATTCCACGTTATATTGAAGCGATTGAACAAGACATTGCACATGATGTTGAAGCACATTTATACGGCGGCATTCCAACGCGTCAACTCGAAAAGTTAACCGTCCTTCACGATTTCACGAAAGATGTGCTATATGCAGCTTGTGAAGAAGTTCGTCCAGGATATGTGGAACTAACGAAATCTGTTGATGTGTTAACAGAAGATGTGTTAGCACATGAGCAGGTGACAGAAAAAATTGCAACACTCACAACAGCAGTTGAAACGTATACGGCGGCCTACTGGGAACGTTTAAAACAAGTCGCAGACGTCGATGAAATCGGGCCGTTAAAAGAAGAAATGCTAACAGAGATTAAAGACGTCTTGGCACAATTTAAACATGTCGATGTGTACGCAGGCTACCAAATCATTGCGGAATTGTGGGAAGAGAGGCTCGCAGAAGATACGGAGAAAATTGTGCTTAGCGATTTTTATGAAGTTGGAAAAACACGTGAACCAAATATGGTTGTAAAAGGTTCTGGTAGCACAAAACGTACAGAACAAGACGGTTGGGTAGGCGCCATTGTCTCGAATGAATTGATCTTACAAGAACTGTACACAACGGAAGTAGAAGAAATGGATGCGAAAAAAGAAGAAGTCGGGGTGATCAACGAAGAAATCAATGAACTCGTTGAAGCGGCGAAAGTAGAAGAAAGTGAAGAAGCGGATGCATTAGGGGATGCCTTAAACGCTAGAGAAGACGACTTCACGATTGGAAATATTCGTGCGGAACTAAGAGAAGTGGAAGAAGAGTCGGAAGCCCATCGACTCCTTACGAAAGTGAGAAAACTCGTAGAACAACGTACAAAGTTCAATCGTGCCATTCGAGACGAAGAAAAAGCACTGAACGACGCAGTGGAAGAACGAATCGAACAATTAACAGACGCTGAAATCGATCAACTCATGTACAAAAAATGGTTCGGAAATGTCACTCAATCCATGACAACATTAATCGAGCAACCACTCAAAGACGAACTCGACATATTAAAACAACTCAAAGAACGTTACCGTGACACATTAGAAACAATCGATGCAGAAAGCAAACAACTTGAAAAAGCATTTGAAGCAATGCTACAAGAGCTGGTGGTGACAGAGTGA
- a CDS encoding helix-turn-helix transcriptional regulator, with protein MMKINVKDSDKLRAMLIEKGYSQRKFSRLIGMSENYFNQIINHKKNPSPAVAKKITNQLGVEFYEVFLITK; from the coding sequence ATGATGAAAATAAACGTTAAGGATTCAGATAAACTACGGGCTATGTTAATTGAAAAAGGATATTCCCAACGTAAATTCTCAAGACTGATTGGCATGAGTGAAAACTACTTTAACCAAATTATTAATCATAAGAAAAATCCTAGTCCTGCGGTTGCAAAAAAAATAACAAACCAATTAGGCGTTGAATTCTATGAGGTGTTTTTAATCACAAAGTAA
- a CDS encoding ATP-binding protein: protein MKKVQDILPEMNISKDMNPKSYEKPRILTKASDKCIFRICDGRGQIHQENKPGDDYMVICQCRKYKQQLRKIKSAGIPTDYTDKTMNDFKIDMYETDYSVRLAKYAKQAVTGYLDRYQEFEDMGKGFYFYSQTKGSGKSLLSMIIANELIKRYELNALYISVVNMLTELKNKMNQSNSKVGVYDLIESFKKADLLILDDLGVEKATEWSEEILTQILDDRMNYRRPTIITSNVSVEGLERKYPAGRIKSRIEKLTFPLRLPEESVRETLSKQDNEKMAQMLFN from the coding sequence ATGAAGAAAGTACAGGATATTTTGCCGGAGATGAATATTTCCAAAGATATGAATCCAAAATCATATGAAAAACCAAGAATATTAACAAAGGCATCTGATAAATGTATCTTTAGGATTTGTGATGGCAGGGGACAAATTCATCAGGAAAATAAACCAGGGGATGACTATATGGTAATATGTCAATGCCGGAAATATAAACAGCAACTACGTAAAATTAAGTCTGCAGGAATTCCAACTGACTATACAGACAAAACAATGAATGATTTCAAAATTGATATGTATGAAACAGACTACAGTGTGAGGCTGGCAAAATATGCTAAGCAGGCTGTCACAGGTTATCTTGACCGGTATCAGGAATTTGAGGACATGGGTAAAGGTTTCTATTTTTATAGCCAGACAAAGGGTTCAGGTAAGTCACTATTATCTATGATTATTGCAAACGAGTTAATTAAGAGGTACGAATTGAATGCCCTTTATATCTCGGTCGTTAATATGCTGACCGAACTTAAAAACAAAATGAATCAAAGCAACTCCAAGGTAGGGGTGTATGATCTAATCGAATCTTTCAAGAAAGCAGATTTGTTAATCCTAGATGATTTAGGAGTGGAGAAAGCAACCGAGTGGTCGGAGGAAATATTAACACAAATATTGGATGACCGTATGAATTATCGTAGACCTACAATTATTACATCCAATGTTTCTGTAGAGGGATTAGAAAGAAAGTACCCTGCCGGTAGGATTAAAAGCCGAATTGAAAAATTGACATTTCCGCTACGTCTGCCTGAAGAAAGTGTGAGGGAAACGTTATCAAAACAAGACAATGAAAAAATGGCTCAGATGCTATTTAATTAA